The Lysobacter oculi genomic sequence GGCATCGCCGAACGCACGCCGAAGGTGCGCGCCTCGTAGCTGGCCGCGCACACCACCGAGCGCGCACCGCGCCAGGCCACGACCACCGGGCGGCCACGCAGGGCGGGATCATCGCGCTGCTCGACCGACGCATAGAACGCGTCCATGTCGACGTGGATGATCTTGCGTTGCGCGGCCATGCGCCATTGTCGCGCGCATGGCAGTGGTCCGCGACTTCACTGCGGTGGCGCGCGGTTTCTGGCAGTCTTCCCGCATCCATGACGAGGCCCGCGATGAACGCGACGAAAAAGCGCCATTTCTCGATGCTCCGTGATTTCCACCTGGCCGACTGGTTCACGCTGGCCAATGCGTTCTGCGGCACCGGCGCGATCTTCGCGGCGATGCGCTTCCTGCAGGACGGCGTGGTGCGCGACCTGCTGATCGGCATGGCGCTGATCCCGCTGGCTTTCATCTTCGATGCGCTTGATGGCCGCATCGCGCGCTGGCGCAAGGTCGCATCCACGCTGGGCCGCGAGCTGGATTCGCTGGCCGATGTCATTTCGTTCGGTGTCGCGCCCGCCGCGCTCGCATATGCCTGCGGCATGCAGGGCGGTTGGGACTGGATCGTGCTGAGCTACTTCGTCGGCTGCGGCGTGAGCCGGTTGGCGCGCTACAACGTGACCGCCGAGCAGCTCTCCGGCGACGAGGGCAAGGTCAAGTATTTCGAAGGTACGCCGATCCCCACCAGCCTGGCGCTGGTCGTGGTGCTCGCCGTGGCCACCATGCAGGGCGCGATCGGTCCCGCGCTGTGGGGCGGCGTGATGCAACTGGGGCCGTGGCAGTTCCACCCGCTGGTGCTGATCTTCGCGCTGTCCGGCTCGTTGATGATCAGCAAGACCTTGCGCATTCCCAAGCCCTGAACGCGTCGGGCGCGTAAAGCCTGCGTGCTAGCATCGGGCGGCACACAGGAGGCGCCATGGCGACGCAGGATTGGAGCGGGGACTTCGATGCCCTCGCGCGGCAGTACTGGAACGGCTGGAACGAGATGATGCGGCAGGCAGCCGGTGCGCAGGCCGCGCCGGCATCCCCGTTCGCGGGCATGGGGCAGGGGTTTGTGATGCCGGGTTTCGGCGCGCCGGCCTTCGCCCAACCCGCTTGGCCGGGCGCGATGCCGGGCATGGGCGGCTGGCAGGATGCGCTGTCGCAGTGGAGCCGCATCGCGCAATCGATGGGCGGGCAGCGTCCGCCGGATCTCGCCGATACCGTCGAAGCCACGCTCGGCCGCTTCCAGCAGCAGTCCGGCGACTGGTATGGCCGCATGCAGCAGCTGGCGGGCCAGTATGCCGGTCAGGCGGTGGACGCGGGCGAGATCGCCGCGCGCTGGAAAGAGATGTTGGAAAGCCAGGGCGACGGTGCGTGGCTGGAGATGTTCCGTGGCATGCAGTCGCCGAACATGCACGGCTTCGACGCGTGGTACGAGGCGGTGCAGCCGATGCTCGCCGGCTGGCGCAGCGAGGCGCGTGGCTGGCTGGGCCTGCCGACCTTCGGGTTGGCGCGCGAACACCAGGAGCGCCTGCAGAAGCTGATGCAGGCGCAGCTCGACTACCAGGACACGATGTCGGCGCACAACGCGATGCTGTCGAAGTCAGCGCAGGCGGCTTACGCCAACTTCGAGAAGAAGCTCGCTGAACACGAGATGCCGGGGCTGGAGATCACCAGCGCCCGTGCGTTGTTCGACCTGTGGATCGATGCGGCGGAAGACGCCTTCGCCGACATGGCGCTGTCGCCCGACTACCGCGAGACCTATGGCGCGATGGTCAATGCACAGATGCGCCTGCGCAACGATGTGCAGAAGGAGATCGAGCAGGCCACCGGTCTGCTCGGTATGCCGACGCGCACCGAGATCGAGGCGGCGCATCGCAAGATCGCCGAGCTTGAGCGGCTGGTGCGGCGGATGGCGCGGGGCGATGCGGCATCGGCTTCCACCGCGCGTTCGGCGGAAGCACCGGCAGCGCCGCGTCGCGCACCGACGCGCAGGGCGGCGCCGATGCCGGCGTCGAAGCCGGCATCGAAACCCGCCACGAAGAAGGCGACGAAGAAGGCCGCTGTCCGCAAGCCCGCGGTCAAGAAAACGGCGAAGAAAGCCGCGCCGAAAAAGACCGCCCGCAAGACCGTGAAACGGAGCCGCTGACATGCCCAGCCCGCTGAAGCTCACGCCCGAGGAACTCGCGCAGGAAGCGTTGCGCATGCAGTCCAAGCTGGCCGCGGGGCTGGAAACCCTGCGCGAGGTGGACAATTTCGATTACGGCTCAACCGCCAAGCAGGAAGTCTGGCGCGACGGCAAAACCGTGCTGTACCGCTTCGTGGGCGCGAAGGCGCCGACCGCGCGGGTGCCGATCCTGGTCAGCTACGCGCTGGTCAACCGCCCGTACATGATCGACCTGCAGGACAACCGTTCGCTGGTGCGCGGCCTGCTGGAGCGCGGCGAGGACGTCTACGTGCTGGACTGGGGCTACCCGGACCGTTCCGACCGCTACCTCGACCTTGAGGACTACGTGCAGCGCTTCATCGGTGGCGCGGTCGACCACCTGCGCGCGGCGCATGGCGTGTCGGCGGTCAACGTGCTCGGCATCTGCCAGGGCGGCGTGCTGGCGCTGTGCTATTCGGCGCTCAACGCGGACAAGGTGCGCAACCTCATCACCATGGTCACGCCGGTCGATTTCCAGACCTCGGACAACATGCTGTCCAACTGGACGCGCGGGCTGGATGTGGATCTGTTCGTCGACACGCTGGGCAACGTGCCGGCGGACCTGATGAACTGGTCCTACCTGATGCTCAAGCCCTTCCGCCTCAACCTGCAGAAGTACGTGGGCATGGTCGACATCATGGATGACGCCAAGGCGATGGAGGATTTCCTGCGGATGGAGAAGTGGATCTTCGACTCGCCCGACCAGGCCGGTGAAGCCTTCCGCCAGTTCATCAAGCAGTTCTACCAGGGCAACGGTTTCGTCAATGGCGGCGTGCGGATTGGTGATGAAGAGGTCGACCTCGGCTTCGTCGACATGCCGGTGCTCAACATCTACGCCGAGCAGGACCATCTGGTGCCGCCGGGTGCGTCGCGCGCGATGAAGGATCTCATCGGCACCGACGACTACACCGAGCTGAGCTTCCGCGGCGGGCACATCGGCATCTACGTGTCGAGCCGTGCGCAGAAGGAAGTGCCGGACACCATCCACGACTGGCTGCGGAAACGCTGATGCGTCGCGCGTCGATCCTCGGGGCCGCGCTCGTGCTGCTGGCCCTGGCCGGTTGCGACCTGCTGCCGGCCTCCAAGCCCGAATTCAAGTTGCAGAACACCCATGCGCCGGGCTCCGCGCTGCATGACTCCACGCAGCTCTTCATCGACGGCTTCAACAACGATCCGGAACTGCAGCAGCACTTTGCCGAGACGTTCTCGAAAGACGGCATGTACGCCGAGATGCCGCGGGCCATTTCGCGCGGGGCCCAGTCGCTGGATGCCGCCACCGTGCAGGACGCGGTGGGCGGGATGAAGCGTGCGATCACCAGCCTGGAACCGGCCGACTGCGCCGCGTTTTTCCGCCCCGAGAGCCAGCGCGTGATCGGGATGGGCGAACGCATGCAGCGCGGCTTCGAGAAGGTGCCGCCCAAACATCATGCCGCGCTGATGCGCTACTACCTGGCCGCGCTGAAAGCCGAAGCGACCAACGCGCCGCGCGTGCGCATCGACCCGCAGGTGCGCGAGCAGGCCTTCCAGCATCTGACGATGCAGTACACCGGCCCGGCCGCCGAGCGCATCAACCGGGTGATGTCGTATCCGGCCGGCGCCAGCGACGAGGACCTGTGCTGGATGGGCAACAGCCTGTTGAACGGGATGGAAAAGCTGGGCGACCGCGAGCGCGAAGCCGCCACGCGGACCCTGCTGGGGCATTGAATTCCCGCGCCATGACCCCGATGCTGCGGACATGACGACGAGGAAATCCCCGATGGGCGGCGACACCCGCTTCACCCGCGCCCGCAGCGACCGGATGATCGCCGGCGTGATGGGTGGCATCGCGCGCCGGCTGGGCTGGGATGCCAACCTGCTGCGCATCGTCTTCGTGATGGTCTCGGTGCTGTCGGCGGCGTTCCCGGGGATCGTGGTCTACCTGATCCTGTGGCTGCTGATGCCGCAGGGCAACGACTGAGCGCGATGCCGCGCTGGCTCGTCATCGCCCTGCATGGGCTGGGTGCGGTGTGGACCCTGCCGAACACGCTGGCGGGGTTGCTGGTCGGGGCCGTCGGCCTGCCGTTCGGTGCGCGGCCGCGCTGGTCGCGGTTGGAAATGGCC encodes the following:
- the phaE gene encoding class III poly(R)-hydroxyalkanoic acid synthase subunit PhaE, which translates into the protein MATQDWSGDFDALARQYWNGWNEMMRQAAGAQAAPASPFAGMGQGFVMPGFGAPAFAQPAWPGAMPGMGGWQDALSQWSRIAQSMGGQRPPDLADTVEATLGRFQQQSGDWYGRMQQLAGQYAGQAVDAGEIAARWKEMLESQGDGAWLEMFRGMQSPNMHGFDAWYEAVQPMLAGWRSEARGWLGLPTFGLAREHQERLQKLMQAQLDYQDTMSAHNAMLSKSAQAAYANFEKKLAEHEMPGLEITSARALFDLWIDAAEDAFADMALSPDYRETYGAMVNAQMRLRNDVQKEIEQATGLLGMPTRTEIEAAHRKIAELERLVRRMARGDAASASTARSAEAPAAPRRAPTRRAAPMPASKPASKPATKKATKKAAVRKPAVKKTAKKAAPKKTARKTVKRSR
- a CDS encoding class III poly(R)-hydroxyalkanoic acid synthase subunit PhaC, with amino-acid sequence MPSPLKLTPEELAQEALRMQSKLAAGLETLREVDNFDYGSTAKQEVWRDGKTVLYRFVGAKAPTARVPILVSYALVNRPYMIDLQDNRSLVRGLLERGEDVYVLDWGYPDRSDRYLDLEDYVQRFIGGAVDHLRAAHGVSAVNVLGICQGGVLALCYSALNADKVRNLITMVTPVDFQTSDNMLSNWTRGLDVDLFVDTLGNVPADLMNWSYLMLKPFRLNLQKYVGMVDIMDDAKAMEDFLRMEKWIFDSPDQAGEAFRQFIKQFYQGNGFVNGGVRIGDEEVDLGFVDMPVLNIYAEQDHLVPPGASRAMKDLIGTDDYTELSFRGGHIGIYVSSRAQKEVPDTIHDWLRKR
- a CDS encoding PspC domain-containing protein, whose protein sequence is MGGDTRFTRARSDRMIAGVMGGIARRLGWDANLLRIVFVMVSVLSAAFPGIVVYLILWLLMPQGND
- a CDS encoding CDP-alcohol phosphatidyltransferase family protein — translated: MNATKKRHFSMLRDFHLADWFTLANAFCGTGAIFAAMRFLQDGVVRDLLIGMALIPLAFIFDALDGRIARWRKVASTLGRELDSLADVISFGVAPAALAYACGMQGGWDWIVLSYFVGCGVSRLARYNVTAEQLSGDEGKVKYFEGTPIPTSLALVVVLAVATMQGAIGPALWGGVMQLGPWQFHPLVLIFALSGSLMISKTLRIPKP